A single genomic interval of uncultured Desulfobacter sp. harbors:
- a CDS encoding alpha-2-macroglobulin, translating to MKYFRLIFLPVISFCLLLFAFQGIAQSAELEARFAGQQTVDGQNALAVTFSLPLDATQDLSTYFSIAEDADETPVDGAWILAKDTKVAYFTQIKPDTAYTINVAKGLAPAQGEALAENVIYEVTTRSAEPMIAFGSTGFILATDLIKGLPVDSLNIKQADIDFFRVRPDRLTDFKDEFWDSTYLRYYRSDELTDIADLIYTGRWDLDIKKDLRTRFNIPITHIRELKTPGIYIAVLRGAGHYRHGYRMTWFSISDLGVHARVYDTSIRFFIQSLSTADPIKKAVIKGVNEDGKVLFEQSTDKDGLCVIMGHFEKLALVSVSRKNHISLMAMDTPALDLSEFAMGNALFRPLDLFVYGPRDIYRPGETVVIDGILRHQDGRMAPEIKVAAKVVQPDGKTIREFTWKPGKGTHFNTNFQLPANALTGKWRVKFSNGDDKFKDYPFLVSEFLPERMKLIIDQTDDKILAPDKNLAIHIQGDFLYGAPASGSRANAVIHVKPARDLFKKTLPGFEFGAGTDLINTTFTCDDIRLNDTGKGVIDVENQWTEVTSPHWVTANVSLYDSGERPVVRNASWQVWPAQTLVGIRNMSGTKDDPDQVPDNDTAKFEVILADTQGRLKAAQGLKVTVIREHREYYWEYKNDAWHWGSNSQFYPVDRFDLDIPDQGKALVTVPVEWGGYRIEINNPATGLTSSKNIWAGWRPKGQGPKEMNRPDRVDLTLDKPGYRAGDTARVTIKAPQGGKGFLFVDGADNLLTLPIDIPARGKEIPISIDPNWTRHDLYVSALIIRPGESRNAKLPKRSVGLIHLPLDRTDRRINVDIQAPEKTEPNRRVDVTVNLTDADGKPTRQAMVTLAAVDSGILNLTRFKTPDPFGYFFQPRKYSPEIHDIYQKLIETSDGSYARMRFGGDMATLTRGGDRPSTDVQILAIHQKAVDADDQGKAVFPLDLPDFDGQVRIMAIAHTDNTFGAGDKEMTLASPIVVQATMPRFLSFGDQGVVMLDLNNLTDIIQNITLATDIFGPVYFTDQTGHTIALEPHKRKSIKLPIRAGTTTGRAHITCRIKGIQGLDVSPEMAKTWFLETRSPYPHQTRTWQKRLTPGQSFSTSSAALNTLVANTVTVLAGLDSEPPVNLAQHVSELLAYPYGCLEQTVSGFFPHILLSFEQFAQLGVEADTPKATNEKIKRGIQRLLERQKSSGAFGLWNSRSPESPWLSAYATHMMVEAVDAGYEVPVSAVKKGLTRLAVYVRRPKAIRAPGWTDGKMFRAATRAYAAFVLARVNSLGLADARNVYAYVKANHPTPLSLVHAGTALGLAGDRTRAFEAFDLALKTRRDDERVYGGDYGSNVRDLAAAYYYVTTYFADYTFRGVFLHDLAAALKERQWLSTQERNSLVMAGAAKLAHPAGAWAADVTVGNQTGAHTGKGPGRVIFTKGTAARGFSVKNTGTSTLYLDLVLTGYPNSLPPPQSQGVRISRQFLDTNATPVDISKLTSGDRLIVALKVESQKQQLPHALVVDMLPAGFELEDPNVSGSFLIDDIEVDGKTISRWHDDCNTAHTEYRDDRFVAALNLGYGETCRIFYAVRVVSPGIFKVPPSLVEDMYRPYIRGVGKTVGRTRINSPAILKSGSASNLPFFDLNHCLVQTVGADSISAPEQGRTGQIWNLPLPNTWLKE from the coding sequence ATGAAATATTTTCGCCTGATTTTTTTACCGGTAATCTCCTTTTGTTTGCTCCTTTTCGCATTTCAGGGTATAGCCCAAAGCGCTGAACTTGAAGCCCGGTTTGCCGGTCAGCAGACCGTGGACGGCCAAAACGCTCTGGCCGTCACCTTTTCTTTACCCCTGGATGCGACACAGGACTTAAGCACGTATTTCAGTATTGCTGAAGACGCCGACGAGACCCCTGTGGACGGCGCCTGGATCCTGGCCAAGGATACCAAGGTGGCCTATTTCACCCAGATAAAACCGGACACCGCCTATACCATCAATGTGGCAAAAGGACTGGCACCGGCCCAGGGTGAGGCCCTGGCCGAGAACGTCATATATGAGGTAACCACCCGGTCGGCGGAACCCATGATCGCATTCGGTTCCACGGGATTCATCCTGGCCACGGACCTGATCAAGGGGCTGCCCGTGGACAGCCTGAACATCAAACAGGCAGACATTGATTTTTTCAGGGTACGACCGGACCGGCTGACCGATTTCAAAGATGAATTCTGGGATTCCACATATTTAAGATATTACCGGTCTGATGAGCTGACGGACATCGCAGATCTTATCTATACCGGCCGCTGGGATCTGGACATTAAAAAAGACTTGCGCACCCGGTTCAACATTCCCATCACCCATATCAGGGAACTTAAAACGCCCGGCATTTATATCGCCGTACTCCGGGGTGCGGGTCACTATCGCCACGGCTACCGCATGACCTGGTTTTCCATTTCCGATTTAGGGGTACATGCCAGGGTTTATGACACCTCAATCCGATTTTTCATCCAGAGTCTTTCAACGGCAGATCCAATTAAAAAAGCCGTTATCAAAGGGGTTAACGAGGATGGCAAGGTTCTGTTTGAGCAGTCAACGGACAAAGACGGCCTGTGCGTTATAATGGGACACTTTGAAAAATTGGCACTGGTGTCTGTTTCCAGAAAAAATCATATCAGCCTGATGGCCATGGATACCCCGGCCCTTGATCTATCGGAATTTGCCATGGGCAATGCCTTGTTCAGGCCCCTGGATCTGTTTGTATACGGCCCCAGGGATATTTACCGCCCCGGGGAAACCGTTGTGATTGACGGCATCTTGCGACACCAGGACGGCCGAATGGCGCCTGAAATAAAGGTGGCAGCCAAGGTGGTTCAGCCCGACGGAAAAACCATTCGCGAATTTACCTGGAAGCCGGGCAAAGGCACCCATTTCAACACCAATTTTCAGTTGCCCGCCAATGCGCTCACAGGAAAATGGCGGGTGAAATTTTCAAACGGCGATGACAAGTTTAAAGACTATCCCTTTCTTGTATCCGAGTTTCTGCCCGAGCGCATGAAACTGATCATAGACCAGACAGACGACAAAATTTTGGCCCCGGATAAAAACCTTGCCATCCATATCCAGGGCGACTTTCTTTACGGGGCACCTGCAAGCGGCAGCCGGGCCAATGCCGTGATCCATGTAAAACCGGCACGGGATTTATTCAAAAAGACCCTGCCCGGTTTTGAGTTCGGTGCCGGCACCGACCTTATCAACACCACATTCACCTGTGACGACATCCGCCTGAACGACACGGGAAAAGGCGTTATTGACGTGGAGAATCAGTGGACGGAAGTGACCTCCCCCCACTGGGTCACCGCCAATGTCAGCCTGTACGATTCCGGGGAACGCCCGGTGGTCAGAAACGCCTCCTGGCAGGTATGGCCGGCCCAGACCCTTGTGGGTATCAGAAACATGTCCGGCACAAAAGACGATCCCGATCAGGTACCTGACAATGACACGGCAAAATTTGAAGTAATCCTGGCCGACACCCAGGGCCGGCTGAAGGCTGCCCAGGGCCTGAAGGTCACGGTGATCCGGGAGCACCGGGAATATTACTGGGAATATAAAAACGACGCCTGGCACTGGGGCTCCAACAGCCAGTTCTATCCCGTGGACCGGTTTGATCTTGATATTCCGGACCAAGGCAAAGCCCTGGTAACTGTCCCCGTGGAATGGGGCGGATACCGAATTGAAATAAACAATCCCGCCACAGGCCTGACAAGTTCCAAAAACATCTGGGCCGGCTGGCGCCCCAAAGGCCAGGGCCCAAAAGAGATGAACCGGCCGGACCGGGTGGATCTGACCTTGGACAAACCAGGCTACCGGGCCGGGGACACGGCCCGGGTGACGATCAAGGCCCCCCAGGGCGGAAAAGGCTTTTTATTTGTGGATGGAGCAGACAATCTTTTAACTCTGCCCATTGATATTCCTGCCCGGGGAAAAGAGATTCCCATATCCATTGATCCAAACTGGACGCGTCACGATCTGTACGTATCCGCACTGATCATCCGGCCCGGAGAAAGCAGAAACGCAAAGCTGCCCAAACGGTCCGTGGGATTGATCCACCTGCCCCTTGACCGCACCGACCGCCGCATAAACGTTGACATCCAGGCCCCGGAAAAAACAGAACCCAACCGCCGGGTGGATGTGACGGTCAATCTGACCGATGCCGACGGCAAACCGACCAGGCAGGCCATGGTTACCCTGGCTGCCGTGGACAGCGGCATTTTAAACCTGACCCGGTTTAAAACCCCGGACCCCTTTGGCTACTTTTTTCAACCCCGGAAATACAGCCCCGAGATCCATGACATTTACCAAAAACTCATTGAAACCTCAGACGGCAGCTATGCAAGGATGCGGTTTGGCGGGGATATGGCAACCCTGACCCGGGGCGGGGACCGGCCCTCAACAGATGTACAAATCCTGGCCATCCACCAGAAGGCCGTTGACGCCGACGACCAAGGGAAGGCCGTATTCCCTCTGGACCTTCCGGATTTTGACGGACAGGTGCGAATCATGGCCATTGCCCATACGGACAACACTTTTGGTGCCGGGGATAAGGAGATGACCCTGGCCTCGCCCATCGTGGTCCAGGCCACCATGCCGCGCTTTCTATCCTTCGGAGACCAAGGCGTTGTCATGCTGGACCTGAACAACTTAACAGATATTATCCAAAATATAACCCTGGCAACAGACATCTTCGGGCCGGTGTATTTCACAGACCAGACCGGGCACACCATTGCCCTGGAACCCCATAAACGTAAAAGCATCAAACTGCCGATTAGAGCAGGAACCACGACGGGCCGGGCACACATCACCTGCCGGATAAAAGGCATCCAGGGGCTGGACGTATCACCGGAAATGGCCAAAACCTGGTTCCTGGAAACCCGGTCGCCCTACCCCCACCAAACCCGGACCTGGCAGAAACGGTTGACACCTGGACAAAGCTTTTCCACGTCGTCTGCCGCCCTGAACACCCTGGTGGCAAATACGGTAACCGTCCTGGCCGGCCTGGATTCAGAGCCGCCGGTGAACCTGGCCCAGCATGTCAGTGAATTGCTGGCCTATCCCTACGGGTGCCTGGAGCAGACCGTCTCAGGCTTTTTTCCCCATATACTGCTCTCTTTTGAGCAGTTTGCACAATTGGGTGTTGAGGCAGACACCCCAAAAGCCACCAACGAAAAAATTAAACGCGGCATCCAGCGCCTGCTTGAACGACAGAAAAGCTCCGGTGCCTTTGGCCTATGGAATTCCCGCAGCCCGGAAAGCCCCTGGCTGAGCGCCTACGCCACCCATATGATGGTCGAAGCTGTGGACGCAGGTTATGAAGTGCCTGTGAGTGCGGTGAAAAAAGGCCTTACCCGCCTTGCCGTATATGTTCGCCGCCCCAAAGCCATTCGCGCTCCGGGATGGACCGACGGCAAAATGTTCAGGGCGGCTACCCGGGCCTATGCCGCTTTCGTCCTTGCCCGGGTCAATTCCCTTGGCCTGGCGGATGCCAGGAATGTCTACGCCTATGTGAAAGCCAACCATCCCACACCCCTGAGCCTGGTCCATGCGGGCACGGCCCTTGGGCTTGCCGGTGACCGCACCAGGGCATTTGAGGCCTTTGACCTGGCTCTCAAAACCCGGCGTGATGATGAACGGGTGTATGGCGGGGACTACGGCTCCAATGTCCGGGACCTTGCGGCTGCCTACTATTATGTCACAACCTATTTTGCCGACTATACATTCCGGGGCGTGTTCCTCCACGACCTTGCTGCCGCGCTTAAAGAACGGCAATGGCTCTCCACCCAGGAACGTAACAGCCTGGTTATGGCAGGTGCAGCCAAACTGGCCCATCCGGCCGGGGCATGGGCTGCCGATGTGACCGTGGGGAACCAGACCGGCGCTCACACCGGAAAGGGTCCAGGCCGGGTGATATTCACCAAAGGTACCGCTGCCAGGGGATTCTCCGTGAAAAACACCGGCACCTCCACTCTTTATCTGGATCTTGTGCTCACAGGATATCCCAACAGCCTGCCGCCCCCCCAAAGTCAAGGCGTCAGGATATCCAGGCAGTTTCTGGACACCAACGCAACACCTGTGGATATTTCCAAGCTGACGTCCGGTGACCGTCTAATTGTGGCCTTGAAGGTTGAATCCCAAAAACAGCAACTGCCCCATGCCCTGGTGGTGGACATGCTGCCTGCCGGATTTGAGCTGGAAGATCCCAATGTGTCGGGATCATTCCTTATTGATGATATAGAGGTGGATGGAAAAACCATTTCCCGATGGCATGACGATTGTAATACCGCCCACACCGAATACAGGGACGACAGATTTGTTGCCGCCCTGAATCTTGGATACGGTGAAACCTGCCGGATTTTTTACGCCGTGCGGGTGGTCAGCCCCGGTATTTTCAAGGTACCGCCGTCCCTGGTGGAAGATATGTACCGGCCTTATATCCGGGGTGTGGGTAAAACTGTTGGTCGGACCCGTATAAATTCGCCGGCAATTTTAAAATCGGGATCGGCGTCGAATCTCCCTTTTTTCGACCTTAATCATTGTTTGGTCCAAACTGTAGGGGCGGATTCCATATCCGCCCCCGAACAGGGCAGAACAGGGCAGATATGGAATCTGCCCCTACCCAATACGTGGCTAAAAGAATGA
- a CDS encoding HD-GYP domain-containing protein, with product MVYFYQTRHIKQELFLQAKKVDYSFIEGRIRPFSKTDSRLFEHVIDLLNQKLTDFRVVMLDVYDTSKHDIFHYVSEPDFPAVSKAKKDWENVFSLVDDKEFHFIEFKDDLYLRIFSPRYHDQTLLGFMDFMVKVDPNILNRLEKIRSIALIITISTILTMTLVLYPLTYNFYRKLQGISRELRESNLHTILALGNAIAKRDSDTDEHNYRVTYYSLCLAEHVKMSPGAIRTLVKGAFLHDVGKIGIRDDILLKHDKLTDEEFKEMQTHVELGEQIVKDIRWLTDAREVILSHHERYDGSGYPSGTAGDQIPPAARIFAVVDVFDALTSQRPYKQAFSYEDAIKMLFKEAQRFDPKILNAFLEISEMLYNETAPAGKMELIKRLEVKLLHYFEN from the coding sequence GTGGTTTATTTTTACCAAACCCGCCACATCAAACAGGAGTTGTTCCTGCAAGCAAAAAAAGTCGACTACAGCTTTATTGAAGGGCGAATCCGGCCTTTCAGTAAAACGGATTCCCGGCTGTTTGAGCATGTAATTGATCTATTAAACCAAAAACTTACCGACTTCCGTGTTGTGATGCTGGACGTTTACGACACAAGCAAGCATGACATCTTTCACTATGTCAGCGAGCCTGACTTTCCGGCTGTAAGCAAGGCAAAAAAAGATTGGGAAAATGTGTTTTCCCTGGTCGATGATAAGGAATTTCATTTTATTGAGTTTAAGGATGATCTTTATCTCCGGATTTTCAGCCCGCGCTACCATGACCAAACACTGCTCGGGTTTATGGACTTCATGGTCAAGGTTGATCCGAACATATTGAATCGATTAGAAAAGATACGGAGCATAGCACTGATAATTACCATCAGTACGATTTTGACCATGACTCTGGTCCTCTATCCGCTGACCTACAATTTCTACCGGAAGCTTCAGGGAATCAGTCGTGAATTGCGTGAGAGTAACCTTCACACCATTCTTGCCCTTGGCAACGCTATTGCCAAACGGGACAGCGATACCGATGAACATAACTACCGGGTCACTTACTATAGCCTCTGCTTGGCCGAGCATGTAAAAATGTCCCCTGGCGCCATCCGAACCCTTGTTAAAGGAGCGTTTCTTCATGATGTGGGCAAAATCGGGATACGGGATGATATTCTACTCAAACACGATAAACTCACGGATGAAGAGTTCAAAGAGATGCAGACCCACGTGGAACTGGGGGAACAGATCGTCAAAGATATTCGTTGGCTGACAGACGCCAGGGAGGTCATCCTGTCTCACCATGAAAGATATGACGGCAGTGGATACCCGTCTGGTACGGCCGGGGACCAGATACCGCCGGCAGCTCGAATTTTTGCAGTGGTGGATGTATTTGATGCCCTCACTTCCCAGCGCCCATATAAGCAAGCGTTTTCTTATGAGGATGCCATTAAAATGTTATTCAAGGAGGCACAGCGATTTGATCCCAAAATACTGAATGCGTTCTTAGAAATCTCTGAAATGCTCTACAATGAGACGGCTCCCGCTGGTAAAATGGAATTAATAAAACGCTTGGAGGTCAAACTTCTCCATTATTTTGAGAACTAA
- a CDS encoding DUF503 domain-containing protein, which yields MIVGIGQIKFRLYDVHSLKAKRSVVKPIISRLQNRFNISVAETGLNDSHDWAQIGFALVGNDARIINSKVDKVFNAAEQLGLAVIVDTHMEIIHI from the coding sequence ATGATTGTTGGAATCGGGCAGATCAAATTCAGACTTTATGATGTTCACTCCCTTAAAGCCAAGCGCTCTGTTGTTAAACCCATTATCTCACGGCTGCAGAACCGTTTTAACATCAGTGTGGCGGAAACAGGCCTGAATGACAGCCACGACTGGGCCCAGATAGGATTTGCCCTGGTGGGCAACGATGCAAGGATCATCAACTCAAAGGTGGATAAAGTGTTTAATGCCGCTGAGCAGCTTGGACTTGCCGTTATTGTCGACACACATATGGAAATTATTCATATTTAG
- the pap gene encoding polyphosphate:AMP phosphotransferase: MFESAELGHKIPKSEYKKEVPALREDLLNVQLELNESSSFQVIILVGGLDGAGRGATVNLLNEWMDPRFIQTHGMGEPTDEELDRPMMWRFWRALPPKGKIGVFLGSWYTWPMLNRAYGRTNDADLEQSMGRAIKLEKMLVNEGALVIKFWFHLSREEQKKRLQSLEKDPLTRWKVTKRDWKHFKNYDKFRKVHEKVIRQTSTAEAPWLIIEGADACYRNLTVGKLILNAIRERLSLDAQPSPAIPAPPLMPSIDNVNVLKTLDMTQSLTKEEYRKKLKKYQSKLNLLIRDPKFKYTSVIAVFEGNDAAGKGGAIRRITGALDARGYQVIPIASPTEEERVQPYLWRFWRHLPRKGRVAIFDRSWYGRVLVERVEQFCSEADWMRAYSEINEFELQITRHRMVVVKFWLAITKKEQLERFQAREQTDFKRFKITEEDWRNRKKWKQYELAVTDMVDRTSTHYAPWTLIEANNKYFARIKVLKTLCTAIEAKLKDLYEEGVDYLEKPKKRK; encoded by the coding sequence ATGTTTGAATCTGCCGAGTTGGGACATAAGATACCCAAATCCGAATACAAAAAAGAAGTACCTGCCCTGCGTGAGGATCTTCTCAACGTCCAGTTGGAATTGAACGAATCATCCTCTTTTCAAGTAATTATCCTGGTCGGCGGATTGGACGGTGCAGGGCGCGGGGCCACAGTGAATCTGTTGAACGAATGGATGGATCCCCGCTTTATTCAAACTCACGGCATGGGCGAACCCACGGACGAAGAACTGGATCGACCTATGATGTGGCGGTTCTGGAGAGCCTTGCCGCCAAAAGGTAAAATTGGTGTTTTCCTGGGGTCATGGTACACATGGCCGATGCTGAACAGGGCCTATGGCAGAACCAATGATGCGGATCTGGAACAAAGCATGGGCCGGGCAATAAAATTAGAAAAAATGTTGGTAAATGAGGGTGCCCTGGTCATTAAATTCTGGTTTCATCTGTCCAGGGAAGAACAGAAAAAACGACTGCAATCGCTTGAAAAAGACCCATTGACCCGTTGGAAGGTCACCAAACGTGACTGGAAGCATTTCAAGAACTACGACAAGTTTCGTAAAGTTCACGAAAAGGTCATTCGTCAAACCTCAACCGCTGAAGCGCCCTGGTTGATCATTGAAGGAGCGGATGCCTGCTACCGCAACTTAACCGTCGGCAAGCTGATCCTCAATGCGATCCGGGAACGATTGAGTCTGGATGCCCAGCCCTCTCCGGCAATCCCCGCGCCGCCTCTTATGCCGTCAATTGATAATGTCAACGTGCTGAAGACTTTGGATATGACGCAATCCCTGACGAAGGAAGAGTACCGGAAAAAATTAAAAAAATACCAAAGCAAACTAAACCTGCTGATCAGGGATCCAAAGTTTAAATACACGTCCGTCATAGCCGTGTTCGAGGGGAATGACGCCGCAGGCAAGGGAGGTGCCATACGTCGTATTACAGGGGCGCTTGATGCACGCGGGTATCAGGTTATCCCCATTGCCTCACCGACAGAGGAGGAAAGGGTTCAACCGTATCTCTGGAGATTCTGGCGGCATCTGCCTCGTAAAGGACGCGTAGCTATATTTGACCGATCCTGGTATGGTCGGGTACTGGTGGAGCGGGTCGAACAATTCTGTTCGGAGGCCGACTGGATGAGGGCCTACAGTGAAATAAACGAATTTGAGTTACAGATCACCCGCCATCGCATGGTGGTGGTCAAGTTCTGGTTAGCTATCACTAAAAAAGAGCAGTTGGAAAGATTTCAGGCCAGAGAGCAAACCGATTTCAAGCGGTTCAAAATCACGGAAGAAGACTGGCGTAATCGGAAAAAATGGAAACAGTACGAACTGGCGGTGACGGATATGGTGGATAGGACCAGCACACATTATGCCCCATGGACCCTGATAGAGGCGAATAATAAATATTTTGCCCGTATCAAAGTGCTCAAGACATTGTGTACGGCAATCGAGGCCAAGCTCAAGGATCTCTACGAGGAAGGCGTCGATTATTTGGAAAAACCCAAGAAAAGAAAATGA
- a CDS encoding amphi-Trp domain-containing protein, with translation MGKETRLFKSQEKKNRTDVSTFLHQLADKVSEGTIILSKGSEELTLQIPQNLILEIQVEDEQKKKKGVEHSLEIEIKWFDNDEGPTDLKLK, from the coding sequence ATGGGAAAAGAAACTCGTTTGTTTAAAAGCCAAGAGAAAAAAAACAGAACGGACGTCAGTACTTTTTTACACCAACTTGCCGACAAAGTTTCAGAAGGCACTATTATATTAAGTAAAGGTTCCGAAGAACTAACCCTTCAAATACCCCAAAATCTTATCCTGGAAATACAGGTGGAAGATGAACAGAAAAAAAAGAAGGGTGTTGAACATAGCCTTGAAATTGAAATTAAATGGTTTGACAATGATGAGGGCCCCACAGACCTGAAACTAAAGTGA
- a CDS encoding MFS transporter — MNNTQTFQSQLRPLLFLTAIFFLNFSIRIIISPLLPTILQDMSLTGDQAGSLFLVSASGYFITLVCSGFISEILLHKKTIGLSAIVTGFFFIITGVCNSLTMMRAGIFITGMGAGLYLPSGIALITAAVSRQNWGKALGVHELAPNLSFLLVPIICEALLLLMSWRSILMLTGMVSVVLGISFLKFSKVVDFPGQAPMFRAIIPLLFIRSFWIMIVLFTMGVLSTIGIYSMLPLYLVDEHGMLQSQANTLIALSRILTLPVAFTVGWISDRYGIKRTLSTVLILTGIFTLGLGVLTGTGLKTVIFLQPLLSVAFFPPAFSALSSIGAKETRNIIVSFTVPVAFLIGGGAAPTLIGFLAANGFFSMGFIGAGITILMFAFLPIFLKFNE; from the coding sequence ATGAACAACACACAGACATTTCAATCGCAGTTGCGTCCCTTACTTTTTCTGACCGCTATATTTTTTTTGAACTTCAGCATTCGTATTATCATATCCCCACTTTTACCTACTATTTTGCAGGACATGTCCCTGACAGGCGACCAAGCCGGCTCCCTGTTTTTGGTATCTGCCTCGGGATATTTCATAACCCTGGTCTGCTCGGGATTTATTTCAGAAATACTGCTGCATAAGAAAACCATTGGCTTGTCTGCTATCGTGACCGGGTTTTTCTTTATCATAACAGGCGTATGTAACAGCTTGACCATGATGCGGGCCGGTATATTTATTACCGGCATGGGCGCGGGACTGTATCTACCCAGTGGAATTGCCTTGATTACTGCTGCGGTAAGCAGGCAGAACTGGGGTAAAGCCCTCGGGGTTCATGAATTGGCACCGAATTTAAGTTTTCTATTGGTGCCGATTATCTGTGAAGCCCTGTTGTTGTTGATGTCCTGGCGCAGTATTCTGATGTTGACTGGAATGGTCTCGGTGGTGCTTGGCATCAGTTTTTTAAAATTCAGCAAAGTCGTGGATTTCCCGGGGCAAGCTCCTATGTTCAGAGCCATTATCCCATTGTTATTCATCCGTTCTTTCTGGATTATGATTGTGCTGTTCACGATGGGGGTACTCAGTACCATAGGGATTTATTCCATGCTTCCTTTGTACCTCGTCGACGAGCATGGCATGTTACAGTCCCAGGCCAATACATTGATTGCCTTGTCCAGAATTCTTACCCTGCCTGTAGCCTTTACCGTTGGCTGGATATCTGACCGATATGGAATAAAAAGAACTCTGAGTACAGTGCTTATCCTAACCGGGATCTTCACCCTGGGTCTCGGAGTATTGACCGGGACAGGGCTTAAAACCGTGATTTTTCTGCAGCCACTTTTATCCGTCGCGTTTTTTCCCCCGGCATTTTCAGCGCTCTCCAGTATTGGAGCCAAAGAAACCCGGAATATAATCGTTTCGTTTACTGTCCCGGTCGCATTTCTCATTGGGGGTGGCGCTGCGCCAACTCTGATAGGATTTCTTGCAGCTAATGGATTCTTTTCTATGGGGTTCATCGGTGCCGGTATTACCATTTTAATGTTTGCATTCCTGCCGATTTTTTTAAAATTTAATGAATGA